Proteins co-encoded in one Papaver somniferum cultivar HN1 chromosome 5, ASM357369v1, whole genome shotgun sequence genomic window:
- the LOC113279223 gene encoding uncharacterized protein LOC113279223, translated as MSLDHLRIARDGFIKRKSEDEKLATYQQKRRQLQQARLAAKDDVQPHVDGVASDSDAEESEPVWQPLERKIRPHVPGLRVERLARADLQAEYEEDDYLDVMYGDPEDQLEEVPSKGFDDDHGGELEENSMDDDDRESDDPDD; from the coding sequence ATGTCTCTTGATCATCTGAGGATTGCTCGTGATGGATTTATAAAGAGAAAATCCGAAGATGAAAAGCTAGCAACTTATCAGCAGAAACGGCGTCAACTTCAACAGGCAAGGCTAGCGGCTAAGGATGATGTTCAACCTCATGTTGATGGCGTAGCTTCTGACTCAGATGCTGAGGAAAGTGAACCCGTCTGGCAACCTCTTGAGCGCAAGATCAGACCACATGTTCCCGGCCTGAGGGTCGAACGATTGGCCAGAGCTGATCTTCAAGctgaatatgaagaagatgattaCTTGGACGTAATGTATGGTGACCCTGAAGACCAATTAGAAGAAGTCCCCAGTAAGGGTTTTGATGATGATCATGGAGGAGAGCTTGAAGAAAATTCCATGGATGATGATGATCGTGAGTCCGATGACCCTGATGATTAG
- the LOC113279224 gene encoding uncharacterized protein LOC113279224, with amino-acid sequence MKSPVQGRPLILYTASSDVAIGALLAQEDEEDIERPIYYFSRTMRDAQLRYPKAERACLALIHAIQRFRHYLLSNRVVLVAKADPIKFLLSKPALIGRPVKCLLQMSEFDIACVPPRAIKGKEVVDLLAAFPGEDITMLHEEVPAEYEAFLLRLSLSKQARAMHLEIRADSKLLVNQMNGVYSLKEVTLSPFRADAQQLLTQFSDATIVHTGRTNNKHADCLATLASKLQFEGSEKSITVQRRSVSSTWLSQVNDTRANKWRSPIIHELSSSLTEGKISLNELKNFFLLHGALYYRNPDGSLSRCLGEEEASEQLKRIHEEVCEQTLVVTLYRRLQMLGYYWPSIEDHSRMLQGSCPNCQTPPHHLEVLTVHHTGDWREPYIKYFRDNDLPSERKEVLSTPYYPQENGQAESTNKTLIQNLSRTVHDNPRTWHEELPMALWAYRTAPRSSIGTSPYSLIYGADAVLPAEIKIPSERIATSSGVQWDEAEVSNLRIYELDMLESRRSKVEKYVEAYKQRISRAYNKMVRPRTFQV; translated from the exons atgaaatctccagtgcaaggacgtCCATTGATACTTTATACGgcttccagtgatgttgctatcGGAGCACTTctcgctcaagaagacgaagaagacatCGAACGTCCAATCTACTACTTCAGTCGTACAATGAGGGATGCTCAACTTCGATACCCAAAAGCCGAAAGAGCATGTCTAGCACTAATTCATGCAATCCAAAGATTTAGGCATTACCTACTGTCAAACAGAGTTGTGCTGGTGGCCAAGGCTGATCCCATAAAATTCTTACTGTCGAAACCTGCCCTAATTGGAAGACCGGTAAAATGtctacttcagatgtcagagtttgaCATAGCATGTGTTCCTCCAAGAGCAATCAAAGGAAAAGAAGTTGTGGATTTACTCGCTGCTTTTCCTGGAGAAGACATCACAATGctgcatgaagaagtgcccg cggaatatgaagccttcctcctAAGGTTATCCTTATCCAAGCAAGCAAGAGCAATGCACCTGGAGATAAGAGCAGACTCGAAGttgttggtcaatcaaatgaatggcgtgtactctctcaaagaagtaACACTTTCCCCATTCAGGGCCGATGCACAACAACTATTAACTCAGTTTTCTGATGCAACTATCGTCCATACCGGTCGCACCAACAACAAACATGCTGACTGTCTAGCGACTCTTGCATCCAAATTACAGTTTGAGGGGTCAGAGAAATCTATCACGGTGCAAAGACGTTCTGTATCATCTACATGGCTTTCGCAAGTCAATGACACCCGAGCGAACAAATGGCGATCACCCATCATccatgaattgagcagttctcttacAGAAGGGAAGATTAGCCTTAATGAGTTGAAAAACTTCTTTCTACTACACGGGGCAttatattatcgcaatcctgaCGGGTCTTTGTCACGATGCCTTGGAGAAGAAGAGGCGAGCGAGCAACTCAAGCGTATACATGAGGAAGTATGCGAACAAACCCTAGTGGTCACACTTTACAGGAGGCTTCAAATGCTCGGGTATTACTGGCCCTCCATAGAAGATCATTCAAGAATGTTGCAAGGAtcatgtcccaattgtcagacaccacctcatcatctggaagttctgacagtCCACCATACTGGGGATTGGAGAGAACCTTACATCAAATATTTTCGTGATAACGATTTACCATCAGAGAGGAAAGAG GTTCTCTCTACACCATACTACccccaagaaaatggacaagcgGAGAGTACCAATAAGACTCTGATCCAGAATCTCAGTCGAACAGTTCACGATAaccctcgaacgtggcatgaagaACTACCAATGGCCCTGTGGGCCTACAGAACCGCACCAAGAAGCTCAATCGGGACTTCACCATATTCTCTCATCTATGGTGCTGATGCTGTACTCCCAGCCGAAATCAAAATTCCTTCTGAAAGGATTGCAACATCCAGTGGAGTGCAATGGGACGAAGCTGAAGTATCAAATTTGAGAATTTACGAATTGGACATGCTCGAGTCAAGGAGgtccaaggtggaaaaatatgtggaagcttacaaacaaagAATCTCCAgggcatacaacaaaatggtaagaccccgAACATTCCAAGTATGA